CCTCGAACAGCTCAGCCATGTCGCCCACAAGGCGGGGCTCTCTCAACTTTGGAACTTCGCGGCTGGAACGGGAGATTTCATGGACAGGCGGGGATCTGCGCCGATAGTCTCTGGAGGTCGAACAGGAAGGAGGGCGTCATGCCCGATCGTGGGTCCTGTCGTTCAAACCCGAAGTGGAACGGAGGTGGTCATGTCGCACCGTGACATCGATCACCTGGTCCATGCGCTCATGCCGGCGGCGAAGTGCGTGCTCGCGCGCGAACGAGCCATGCCTCCGATGGGCGCGGAGATGCTCCCCGATGGCGAGGTCATCACGCGATGCACCCATGGTCACGGCGAACGCACGCGAGACCCCAAGGGAGCGGTCAAGGCCTTCGAGGAGGAGTTCCGCAGCAAGGCGGCGCTCGGTCAGGTTCGCGCGGTCGCCATCTGCATGAGCGTGACTACACCGTCGCGCGATCGGGCTCGCAAGACCCACGCCATCTGCATCTCGGTGGAGCATGAGTCCGGTGAAGCGATGGATGTCTATTGCCCCTATCGCAAGGGATGGTTCGGACGCTTCCGCTATGGAGAGCCCTTCTCGCAACGGCGCGAGGCTCACATCTTCAAGGTCAAGGCCCATGCCACCACCATCCGCGGTGAGCATGTCTCCCGTACACTTCGGGGCCTTGTCTCCGAGCGACACCAGTCTCACTGATCGAACTCCCGGCACTGCGGCCGAGCGACACGGCGCATCGGCCGCGGTGCCACCCGTGACCGGGACGCCATCGGCGGCCGAGTCGTCGACCGACCGCACCGGGCCGAGCGGCACATTCCACAGGGGCGAACCAGCAACCGGAACCGCCTCTGCGGGGCCCGGCGATGCGATCGCAGCGGCTCTTGAACGGGCCATCGGCGCGCTTCGCTCGCTTCAGCGCGAGGATGGCCACTGGTGCGCTGAACTCCAGGGTGACTCGATTCTCCAGAGCGAGTACATCCTGATGAAGTGGATTCTGGGGCAGGAGCGCCAGCCTCTGGCCGATGGTCGCCCCGCCTCAACACTGCTTCGCATCGTCAACCAACTCCGGGCACAGCAGCGCCCCGACGGCGGGTGGGGCCAGTATCCGGGATCGGGCGTTGACCTCTCCGCGACCGTCAAGGCGTACTTCGTGCTGAAGCTCTATGGCGATGACCCCGAGGCGCCGCACATGCGGAGCGCTCGGGAGATCGTCCTCCGGATGGGCGGCGCGGAACGATGTAACTCCTTCTCCAAGTTCTATCTGGCTTGCCTGGGGCAGATCTCGTGGAACGCGGTGCCGGCGATTCCGCCCGAACTCGTCTATCTGCCAAAGTGGTTCTACTTCCACATGGACAAGATGAGCGCTTGGAGCAGGACCATGATCCTGCCGCTCGCGCTCGTGGTCACGCTGCGGCCGACGCGTCGTCTGCCTACGGAGCTCTCGATCGACGAGCTCTACCTGAATCTTCGCGATCGTCATCGCCTCCTGATGCGAAGCGATGTGCCGCTTCGCTGGCGCCGCTTCTTCGGCGTCATCGATGCAACACTCAAGGCTCTGCATGGTCTCGGCGGATCACCTCTGCGAGGCCGCGCGATCGCTCGATCTCTCAAGTGGATTCTCGCCCGCATGGGGCAGGATGCGCCGGCGCCGACGGAAGGCCTCGGGGCCATCTTCCCGCCGATGGTCTATGCGCAGATCGTCTTCAAGGCGCTCGGCTGGGATCGTTCCAACCCCATCTGGCGCCGCGCCGAACTCGAACTCGACGCCTTCATGATCGAGGAGGGCGATCGGATTCGCCTTCAGCCCTGCTTCAGCCCTGTGTGGGACACGGGCATTGCGCTCTATGCGCTCGCCGACGCCGGGCTGAGTGTGGGCGATGCATCGGTCCGACGCGCCGCGGAGTGGCTCGTGGGCCGCGAGTGCAGACATCGAGGTGACTGGGCGGCGAACCTTCCGGCGGGAGTCGAGCCGTCGGGGTGGTGGTTCGAGTACCGAAACGCCTGGTACCCCGATGTCGATGACACGGCCATGGTGGCGATGGCGCTGCGTCGCAGCGAGCATCCGGAAGGCAAGGCCGCGGCGGAGCGGGGAGTTCGCTGGATCCTCGCCATGCAGAATGATGATGGCGGCTGGGCAGCCTTCGACAAGACGCGCGATCGGCGCATCTATGAGTATGTCCCCTTCGCCGATCACAACGCGATTCAGGATCCGAGCTGCCCGGACATCACCGGCCGCGTGCTCGAGTGTCTCTCCTGGCATGGCTATCGCCTCGATCATCCGGCGGTGGCGCGCGCGATCAACTACATCCGCTCGCATCAGGAGCGCGATGGGTGCTGGTTCGGTCGCTGGGGAGTGAACTACATCTACGGCACCTGGCAGTCGGTGATCGGTCCGATCCGCTGCGGCGTCTCTCGCCATGAAGAGTGGATCGCTCGCGCCGGCCGCTGGATCAAGAGTGTGCAGAAGCCCGATGGCAGTTTCGGTGAGAGCGCCAACTCCTACGAGGATGCCTCGCTCAAGGGGCAGGGCCCGAGCACGGCGAGCCAGAC
This region of Phycisphaeraceae bacterium genomic DNA includes:
- the shc gene encoding squalene--hopene cyclase → MTGTPSAAESSTDRTGPSGTFHRGEPATGTASAGPGDAIAAALERAIGALRSLQREDGHWCAELQGDSILQSEYILMKWILGQERQPLADGRPASTLLRIVNQLRAQQRPDGGWGQYPGSGVDLSATVKAYFVLKLYGDDPEAPHMRSAREIVLRMGGAERCNSFSKFYLACLGQISWNAVPAIPPELVYLPKWFYFHMDKMSAWSRTMILPLALVVTLRPTRRLPTELSIDELYLNLRDRHRLLMRSDVPLRWRRFFGVIDATLKALHGLGGSPLRGRAIARSLKWILARMGQDAPAPTEGLGAIFPPMVYAQIVFKALGWDRSNPIWRRAELELDAFMIEEGDRIRLQPCFSPVWDTGIALYALADAGLSVGDASVRRAAEWLVGRECRHRGDWAANLPAGVEPSGWWFEYRNAWYPDVDDTAMVAMALRRSEHPEGKAAAERGVRWILAMQNDDGGWAAFDKTRDRRIYEYVPFADHNAIQDPSCPDITGRVLECLSWHGYRLDHPAVARAINYIRSHQERDGCWFGRWGVNYIYGTWQSVIGPIRCGVSRHEEWIARAGRWIKSVQKPDGSFGESANSYEDASLKGQGPSTASQTAWAAMVLQEIYGPDDPDLRRALEWLARTQLTPEQAADRGANPDGDPPGSWCELEFTGTGFPRVFYLRYHLYRLYFPLMALARGVRGRSQKGVDAVNETRSPVTG